A portion of the Faecalibacterium sp. I3-3-89 genome contains these proteins:
- the rsxE gene encoding electron transport complex subunit RsxE, with translation MASENKSKVSILTNGIIKENPVLRLVLGTCSCLAVTTAVSSALGMGAAFTFVLVCSNILISLLRNVIPAKVHLPCYIVIIAGFVTIVQMVMHAYMDSLYTALGVFLPLIVVNCIILGRAEMFACKNNVVDSALDGVGMGIGYTLTVVLMATIREVLGSGTWLGFQVLPDSVARIGIMTQAPGAFFCYGILMAGCVWLEGKLDARIERKSCCDIDNLKKEG, from the coding sequence ATGGCATCTGAAAACAAGTCCAAGGTAAGCATCCTTACCAACGGCATCATCAAAGAGAACCCCGTTCTGCGTCTGGTTCTGGGCACCTGCTCCTGTCTGGCAGTCACCACGGCAGTTTCCAGCGCACTGGGCATGGGCGCAGCCTTCACCTTCGTGCTGGTCTGCTCCAACATCCTGATCTCGCTGCTGCGCAACGTGATCCCCGCGAAGGTCCATCTGCCCTGCTACATCGTCATCATCGCAGGCTTCGTCACCATCGTCCAGATGGTCATGCACGCCTACATGGACAGCCTGTACACCGCTCTGGGCGTCTTCCTGCCCCTGATCGTCGTCAACTGCATCATCCTCGGCCGTGCCGAGATGTTCGCCTGCAAGAACAACGTCGTTGACTCCGCACTGGACGGCGTCGGCATGGGCATCGGCTATACCCTCACCGTCGTGCTGATGGCTACCATCCGCGAGGTGCTGGGCAGCGGCACTTGGCTGGGCTTCCAGGTCCTGCCCGACAGCGTCGCCCGCATCGGCATCATGACGCAGGCTCCCGGCGCGTTCTTCTGCTACGGCATCCTGATGGCTGGCTGTGTCTGGCTGGAGGGCAAGCTGGATGCGCGCATCGAGCGCAAGAGCTGCTGCGACATCGACAATCTGAAGAAGGAGGGCTAA
- a CDS encoding electron transport complex protein RnfA yields the protein MLVKLAAIFFSMILVNNYVLVKFYGICPFLGVSKKLDSAVGMSGAVIFVMFMATAVTFPLQIFVLDPAGLSYLQTIVFILVIAVLVQFIEIFLKKYVVALYNSLGVYLPLITTNCCVLAVTILVVDDYGADVAALGFGAAYIEALICAVGAGVGFMLAMVMFSGVRKRVEACDPPASFKGLPITLLAAAITSLSFMGFGGIVENLFNVTL from the coding sequence ATGCTCGTCAAACTCGCTGCTATCTTCTTCAGCATGATCCTTGTCAACAACTACGTGCTGGTGAAGTTCTATGGCATCTGCCCGTTCTTGGGCGTTTCCAAGAAGCTTGACTCCGCCGTGGGTATGTCTGGCGCCGTCATCTTCGTCATGTTCATGGCTACGGCCGTGACCTTCCCGCTGCAGATCTTTGTTCTGGACCCCGCCGGTCTGAGCTATCTGCAGACCATCGTGTTCATTCTGGTCATTGCAGTCCTCGTGCAGTTCATCGAGATCTTCCTGAAGAAGTATGTCGTGGCTCTGTACAATTCTCTGGGCGTTTATCTGCCCCTGATCACCACCAACTGCTGCGTTCTGGCTGTCACCATTCTGGTCGTCGATGACTACGGCGCCGATGTGGCTGCTCTGGGCTTTGGCGCTGCTTACATCGAGGCTCTGATCTGTGCCGTGGGCGCAGGCGTCGGCTTCATGCTGGCAATGGTCATGTTCAGCGGCGTGCGCAAGCGTGTGGAGGCCTGTGATCCCCCCGCTTCCTTCAAGGGCCTGCCCATCACTCTGCTGGCCGCAGCGATCACCAGCCTGTCCTTTATGGGCTTTGGCGGCATCGTTGAGAATCTGTTCAATGTGACGCTGTAA
- a CDS encoding RnfABCDGE type electron transport complex subunit B — protein sequence MNIASAVILCTIVGAVGAIILVAAAKFMAVEEDPRIEEVASCLAGANCGGCGYAGCADYAKAVVMDGVPCDKCAPGGPKAAAAIAKIMGGEASAVEKKAVVQCQGSSEHCKPAYDYKGIQTCAAAATLYGGPKTCSFACIGLGDCTKVCKFDAIHIVDGVAKVDKDKCTGCGACANICPKKVIMIDAGGPRKPVVMCSNQDKGAVANKLCTTSCIACGMCERTCKFDAIHVVDGVARVDYDKCKGCGMCAQKCPKKIILFPLKDDPYPPKPVVKPAAPAAAKPAAPAAKPEAEAKPETKAE from the coding sequence ATGAATATCGCATCTGCTGTTATCCTCTGCACCATCGTCGGTGCTGTCGGCGCAATCATTCTGGTCGCCGCTGCCAAGTTCATGGCAGTTGAGGAAGACCCCCGCATCGAAGAAGTCGCCAGCTGTCTGGCCGGCGCAAACTGCGGCGGCTGCGGCTACGCAGGCTGTGCCGACTACGCAAAGGCCGTCGTCATGGACGGCGTGCCCTGCGACAAGTGCGCCCCCGGCGGCCCCAAGGCTGCCGCCGCTATCGCCAAGATCATGGGCGGTGAGGCAAGCGCTGTGGAGAAGAAGGCCGTGGTCCAGTGTCAGGGCAGCTCCGAGCACTGCAAGCCCGCGTATGACTACAAGGGCATCCAGACCTGTGCCGCTGCGGCTACCCTGTACGGCGGCCCCAAGACCTGCTCCTTCGCCTGCATCGGTTTGGGCGACTGCACCAAGGTCTGTAAGTTTGACGCCATCCACATTGTGGACGGCGTGGCCAAGGTGGACAAGGACAAGTGCACCGGCTGCGGTGCCTGCGCCAACATCTGCCCCAAGAAGGTCATCATGATCGACGCAGGCGGCCCGCGCAAGCCGGTCGTTATGTGCTCCAATCAGGACAAGGGCGCTGTCGCCAACAAGCTCTGCACCACCAGCTGCATCGCTTGCGGTATGTGCGAGCGCACCTGTAAGTTCGACGCCATCCATGTCGTGGACGGCGTGGCCCGTGTGGACTACGACAAGTGCAAGGGCTGCGGTATGTGCGCCCAGAAGTGCCCGAAGAAGATCATCCTCTTCCCGCTGAAGGACGATCCGTATCCCCCGAAGCCCGTGGTGAAGCCTGCTGCCCCCGCAGCAGCAAAGCCCGCCGCACCGGCTGCAAAGCCGGAGGCTGAGGCAAAGCCCGAGACCAAGGCGGAATAA
- a CDS encoding MFS transporter — translation MEQKNTRLRNVGFITFFFSGICAISSGVVVSLLQEQYGFAYGMTGTLLSLMSIGNLLAGFLIAMLPGRLGMKPSILLLTIGYAVGYAMMGLSGAVAVLALGFFLVGIAKGSVINTCTILVSDHSADRTRSMNLMHSCYACGALLCPFFIAAAGRVSGSFAVLVLAVLGLLLWLVYMGTPFAGKGAGRKEVTDWGFLKSTRFWLLTGLLFCQNAAEQSVTGWMVTYFKGSGIIAGALAAYTVTVMWGATLVARLLIAFVFPFKQPRKAMVVMGVSCTIFYILLVQARSQGAAIALLFAFAFAMAGMNPTAVASAGRMTSVTSMGIMLPVAASGAILMPWVIGMVAEGAGLAAGMMTNIIPCVGLVLFAILVARLPEE, via the coding sequence ATGGAACAAAAGAACACCCGCCTGCGGAACGTGGGCTTCATCACCTTCTTTTTCAGCGGCATCTGTGCCATCTCCAGCGGCGTGGTGGTCAGTCTATTGCAGGAGCAGTACGGCTTTGCCTACGGTATGACCGGCACGCTGCTGTCCCTTATGAGCATCGGCAACCTGCTGGCGGGCTTTCTCATTGCGATGCTGCCCGGCAGGCTGGGGATGAAGCCCAGCATCCTGCTGCTGACCATCGGCTACGCGGTGGGCTACGCCATGATGGGCCTCAGCGGTGCGGTGGCTGTGCTGGCGCTGGGGTTCTTCCTCGTGGGCATCGCCAAGGGCAGCGTCATCAACACCTGCACCATCCTCGTCAGCGATCATTCGGCCGACCGCACCCGGAGCATGAACCTGATGCACAGCTGCTACGCCTGCGGCGCACTGCTCTGCCCCTTCTTCATCGCGGCGGCGGGCAGGGTGAGCGGCTCCTTTGCGGTGCTGGTGCTGGCGGTGCTGGGCCTGCTGCTCTGGCTGGTGTATATGGGCACTCCCTTTGCCGGGAAAGGCGCAGGCAGGAAGGAAGTCACCGACTGGGGCTTCCTCAAGTCCACTCGCTTCTGGCTGCTGACCGGCCTGCTGTTCTGCCAGAACGCCGCCGAGCAGAGCGTCACCGGCTGGATGGTCACTTACTTTAAGGGCAGCGGCATCATCGCGGGTGCACTGGCGGCCTATACCGTCACCGTCATGTGGGGCGCGACCCTCGTGGCCCGCCTGCTCATCGCCTTCGTCTTTCCCTTCAAGCAGCCCCGCAAGGCCATGGTGGTCATGGGCGTGAGCTGCACCATCTTCTACATCCTGCTGGTGCAGGCCCGCAGTCAGGGGGCGGCCATCGCGCTGCTGTTCGCCTTCGCCTTTGCGATGGCGGGCATGAACCCCACCGCCGTGGCCAGCGCGGGCCGGATGACCAGCGTGACCAGTATGGGCATCATGCTGCCGGTGGCGGCCAGCGGTGCCATCCTGATGCCGTGGGTCATCGGCATGGTGGCCGAGGGTGCGGGCCTTGCCGCCGGTATGATGACCAACATCATCCCCTGCGTGGGTCTGGTCCTCTTTGCCATCCTCGTGGCACGGCTGCCGGAAGAATAA
- a CDS encoding epoxyqueuosine reductase QueH, giving the protein MSNQLNFSQQMDEVLKTLGTSRPRLLLHACCGPCSSAVLERLCQYFDITVLYYNPNTWPAAEYHRRGEELERFVAAAHPLGVTVVEDRYDPQEFYSAVAGLENEPERGGRCTVCYRLRMRRAAQYAAEHGFDWFTTTLSISPHKDAKRINAIGQELEQEFGVRHLPSDFKKQNGYLRSLQLSEEYGLYRQDYCGCEFSAKARGIE; this is encoded by the coding sequence ATGTCAAACCAACTCAATTTTTCACAGCAGATGGACGAAGTGTTGAAAACTCTGGGTACTTCCCGTCCCCGGCTGCTGCTGCACGCCTGCTGTGGGCCCTGCTCCAGCGCCGTGCTGGAGCGGCTGTGCCAGTATTTCGACATCACCGTCCTCTACTACAACCCCAACACATGGCCCGCCGCCGAGTATCACCGCCGGGGCGAGGAGCTGGAGCGTTTCGTCGCCGCTGCCCATCCGCTGGGGGTGACGGTGGTGGAGGACCGGTACGACCCGCAGGAGTTCTACTCCGCCGTGGCAGGCCTTGAGAATGAGCCGGAGCGGGGCGGACGCTGCACCGTCTGCTACCGGCTGCGGATGCGCCGCGCTGCCCAGTATGCCGCCGAGCACGGCTTCGACTGGTTCACCACCACCCTCTCCATCAGCCCCCATAAGGACGCCAAGCGCATCAACGCCATCGGGCAGGAGCTGGAACAGGAGTTCGGCGTCCGGCACCTTCCCTCCGACTTCAAGAAGCAGAACGGCTATCTGCGCTCCCTGCAGCTGTCGGAGGAATACGGTCTCTACCGGCAGGATTACTGCGGCTGCGAGTTCAGTGCAAAGGCCCGCGGCATCGAATGA
- a CDS encoding DUF896 domain-containing protein translates to MTKEKIARINELAHKSKTVGLTEAEKTEQQALRKEYIEEMKSSLRAQLERTSIKEPDGTIHKVSKKN, encoded by the coding sequence ATGACCAAAGAAAAGATCGCCCGCATCAACGAGCTGGCACACAAGAGCAAGACCGTCGGCCTGACCGAGGCCGAAAAAACCGAGCAGCAGGCGCTGCGCAAGGAGTATATCGAGGAGATGAAGTCCAGCCTCCGCGCTCAGTTGGAGCGCACCTCCATCAAAGAGCCGGACGGCACCATCCACAAGGTGAGCAAAAAGAACTGA
- a CDS encoding adenylosuccinate synthase, producing the protein MLTAITGINWGDEGKGRMVDLISQEYDIVARYQGGNNAGHTVKNERGKFVLNLLPSGILRPDVVCVMGNGMVIDPHHLDGEINKLREQGISITPANLKISDRATITMPYHVEQDGLEEARLSKTGAQFGSTKRGIAYAYGDKYMKKTLRMGDLLHLDDSVHKRLVTMVDSKNLVMEGSYNAAPISVDEMWAWLEKYAAIFKDYICDVGQYLADADAAGKKVLFEAQLGALRDIDFGIYPYTTSSNVIGAYAPIGAGIPGHKLTNSIGVMKAYSSCVGDGPFAAELAMTEEEKHDLREAGHEYGAATGRPRRVGPIDLVASRYGVFCQGCDEVALTLLDVLDYMEKIPMVTAYKLTDGTTTTRFPMGEALDTAQPVVEYLPGWHCDITAARKWEDLPKEARDYVEYLEKAVGCKITYISVGAEREAYIHHVV; encoded by the coding sequence ATGCTTACTGCAATTACGGGTATCAACTGGGGCGACGAGGGCAAGGGCCGCATGGTCGATCTGATCAGCCAGGAGTATGATATTGTTGCGCGCTATCAGGGCGGCAACAACGCTGGTCATACCGTGAAGAACGAGCGTGGCAAGTTCGTGCTGAACCTGCTGCCCTCCGGCATCCTCCGTCCCGATGTTGTCTGCGTGATGGGCAACGGTATGGTCATCGACCCCCACCATCTGGACGGTGAGATCAACAAGCTGCGCGAGCAGGGCATCTCCATCACCCCCGCCAACCTGAAGATCTCCGACCGCGCCACCATCACCATGCCCTATCATGTGGAGCAGGACGGTCTGGAAGAGGCCCGTCTGTCCAAGACCGGCGCACAGTTCGGCTCCACCAAGCGGGGCATCGCCTACGCTTACGGTGACAAGTACATGAAGAAGACCCTCCGCATGGGCGACCTGCTCCATCTGGATGACTCCGTCCACAAGCGCCTCGTCACCATGGTGGACTCCAAGAACCTCGTCATGGAGGGCAGCTACAACGCCGCCCCCATCAGCGTGGACGAGATGTGGGCATGGCTGGAGAAGTACGCCGCCATCTTCAAGGACTACATCTGCGATGTGGGCCAGTATCTGGCCGACGCCGACGCTGCGGGCAAGAAGGTGCTGTTCGAGGCCCAGCTGGGCGCTCTGCGCGACATCGACTTCGGCATCTACCCCTACACCACCTCCTCCAACGTCATCGGTGCTTACGCCCCCATCGGCGCAGGCATCCCGGGCCACAAGCTGACCAACTCCATCGGCGTCATGAAGGCTTACTCCTCCTGCGTCGGCGACGGCCCCTTCGCCGCCGAGCTGGCCATGACCGAGGAAGAGAAGCATGACCTGCGTGAGGCTGGCCACGAGTACGGCGCCGCCACCGGTCGTCCCCGCCGCGTCGGCCCCATCGATCTGGTGGCAAGCCGCTACGGTGTCTTCTGCCAGGGCTGCGACGAGGTCGCGCTGACCCTGCTGGATGTGCTGGACTACATGGAGAAGATCCCCATGGTCACGGCCTATAAGCTGACCGACGGCACTACCACCACCCGCTTCCCCATGGGCGAGGCTCTGGACACCGCACAGCCGGTGGTCGAGTATCTGCCCGGCTGGCACTGCGACATCACCGCTGCCCGCAAGTGGGAGGATCTGCCCAAAGAGGCCCGGGACTACGTCGAGTATCTGGAAAAGGCCGTGGGCTGCAAGATCACCTATATCTCTGTGGGCGCAGAGCGTGAGGCATACATCCACCACGTCGTCTGA
- a CDS encoding DegV family protein has product MFDIITDSACDLTPEMAQKMGVEVVPFYVSLDGEHYRKEGKEIAVRDFYQFMVDNPSAYPKTSLASIEDFEEAFRRQAELGRPTLCLCFTGKMSGCVGSARNARELVLEDYPDAKIEVLDSAAATVTEATMVENAVAIRDAGCTLDEAVTWLEAEKATNNIFFTVGNLDYLIKGGRIGKVSGRAANLLGIKPMILFKDGEIFSGGVARGRQKSFEKALEQLMNYLDANGGTPDDYRLIVGYGYDEEEGKRLWLQTRAALRAKYPAAACEVGLLQIGCTIAVHTGPYALGMGVMRRWKKQQ; this is encoded by the coding sequence ATGTTTGACATCATCACCGACAGCGCCTGCGACCTGACGCCGGAAATGGCCCAGAAGATGGGTGTAGAGGTCGTGCCGTTCTATGTTTCGCTGGACGGTGAGCACTACCGCAAGGAGGGCAAGGAGATCGCTGTGCGGGATTTCTACCAGTTCATGGTGGACAACCCCTCGGCCTACCCCAAGACCAGCCTTGCTTCCATCGAGGATTTCGAGGAGGCGTTCCGCCGTCAGGCAGAACTCGGACGGCCCACCCTCTGCCTCTGCTTCACCGGCAAGATGAGCGGCTGCGTGGGCAGTGCCCGCAACGCCCGGGAGCTGGTGCTCGAGGACTATCCCGACGCGAAGATCGAGGTGCTCGACTCGGCGGCGGCTACCGTCACCGAGGCCACGATGGTGGAGAATGCGGTGGCCATCCGGGACGCAGGCTGCACGCTGGACGAGGCGGTGACGTGGCTGGAGGCGGAAAAGGCCACCAACAACATCTTCTTTACGGTGGGCAACCTTGACTACCTCATCAAGGGCGGACGCATCGGCAAGGTGTCCGGCCGGGCGGCGAACCTTCTGGGCATCAAGCCCATGATCCTCTTCAAGGACGGCGAGATCTTCTCGGGCGGCGTGGCCCGGGGACGCCAGAAGAGCTTCGAGAAGGCCCTCGAGCAGCTGATGAACTATCTGGATGCCAACGGCGGCACGCCGGACGACTACCGCCTCATTGTGGGCTACGGCTACGACGAGGAAGAGGGCAAGCGGCTCTGGCTCCAGACCCGTGCCGCCCTGCGGGCCAAGTACCCTGCCGCTGCGTGCGAGGTGGGCCTGCTTCAGATCGGCTGCACCATCGCAGTGCACACCGGCCCCTACGCGCTGGGCATGGGCGTCATGCGCCGCTGGAAAAAGCAGCAGTAA
- a CDS encoding HlyC/CorC family transporter: MDDGSITLLVALVILIAFSAFFSASETAFSSLNQIRLKSRAEEGDTSAARVLAMAEKYDKLLSSILIGNNIVNIAAASIGTVLFTKWLGEERGATASTIVLTIVVLIFGEVTPKTLAKEMPETIATAVSPVLNLLLTLFTPLTWLFSQWKKLLGHFVHSSESDTITEGELITMVSEAESDGELTDRESQLIRSAIEFDDVEVEEILTPRVDVVAVEDNISLEQLAQTFAESGYSRLPVYHDTIDNIIGVVHEKDFYLARLKKTATLEDLIAPTLYTTGSTQISQLLRTLREQHHHMAVVVDEYGGTEGIITLEDILEELVGEIWDEHDEATEDFRQQSDGSWLVSGSASVDDLYETLGLPEDEDIDSNTVNGLVQEKTCHLPKVGDHFTLGGYEGVVTRTARRRVTEVRLSLTPAQDEDKDKDKDKRFSRLPQRTESR, encoded by the coding sequence CGTTTTCCGCGTTCTTCTCCGCCTCTGAGACCGCATTTTCTTCCCTGAACCAGATACGCCTGAAAAGCCGCGCCGAGGAGGGCGACACCTCCGCCGCCCGGGTTCTGGCGATGGCCGAGAAGTACGACAAGCTTCTCTCCTCCATCCTTATCGGCAACAACATCGTGAACATCGCCGCCGCTTCCATCGGCACGGTCCTCTTTACCAAGTGGCTGGGTGAGGAGCGGGGTGCCACCGCCTCCACCATCGTGCTGACGATCGTTGTCCTCATCTTCGGCGAAGTGACCCCCAAGACCCTCGCCAAGGAGATGCCTGAGACCATCGCCACCGCCGTCTCCCCGGTGCTGAACCTGCTCCTGACCCTCTTCACCCCCCTGACATGGCTGTTCAGCCAGTGGAAAAAGCTGCTGGGCCACTTCGTCCACAGCAGCGAGAGCGACACCATCACCGAGGGTGAGCTGATCACCATGGTGAGCGAGGCCGAGAGCGACGGCGAACTGACCGACCGCGAAAGCCAGCTCATCCGCAGCGCCATTGAGTTCGATGACGTGGAGGTGGAAGAGATCCTGACCCCCCGTGTGGACGTGGTGGCCGTGGAGGACAATATTTCGCTGGAGCAGCTCGCCCAGACCTTCGCGGAGTCCGGTTACTCCCGCCTGCCTGTCTACCATGACACCATCGACAACATCATCGGCGTCGTGCACGAGAAGGACTTCTATCTGGCCCGGCTGAAAAAAACCGCCACACTGGAGGACCTCATCGCCCCCACCCTCTACACCACCGGCTCGACCCAGATCTCCCAGCTGCTGCGCACCCTGCGGGAGCAGCACCACCACATGGCCGTCGTCGTGGACGAATACGGCGGCACCGAGGGCATCATCACCCTCGAGGACATTCTGGAGGAGCTGGTCGGCGAGATCTGGGATGAACACGATGAGGCCACCGAGGACTTCCGCCAGCAGTCGGACGGCAGCTGGCTGGTGTCCGGCTCGGCCAGCGTAGACGACCTCTACGAGACGCTGGGCCTGCCCGAGGACGAGGACATCGACTCCAACACCGTCAACGGCCTCGTGCAGGAGAAGACCTGCCATCTGCCCAAGGTGGGCGACCACTTCACGCTGGGCGGCTACGAGGGCGTCGTGACCCGCACGGCCCGCCGCCGCGTCACCGAAGTCCGGCTGAGCCTCACCCCGGCGCAGGACGAGGACAAGGATAAGGACAAAGACAAGCGTTTCTCCCGCCTGCCTCAGCGCACCGAGAGCCGATAA